A region of Micromonospora chokoriensis DNA encodes the following proteins:
- the dop gene encoding depupylase/deamidase Dop, which yields MTVRRIMGTEVEYGISVPGQAGANPMVTSSQVVNAYGARPELNRGGRARWDYEEESPLRDARGFTYSGAAYDPAEALADEDLGLANVILTNGARLYVDHAHPEYSTPEVTTPRDVVRWDKAGERVMAEASRRAATIPGSQPIHLYKNNTDNKGASYGAHENYLMRRQTPFADIVAYLTPFFVTRQIVCGAGRVGIGQDGGQSGFQISQRADFFEVEVGLETTLKRPIINTRDEPHADADKYRRLHVIIGDANLSEISTYLKVGTTALILTMIEEKALGGDLGIADPVSELRAVSHDPSLAHLMRLRDGRRLTALDLQWAYLERVRSFVDDRYGADADEQTVDVLDRWESVLDRLGRDPMLCVDELDWVAKLRLLEGYREREKLGWGSHKLQLVDLQYSDVRPEKGLYHRLVSRGAMKTLLTDDETRTAMTEPPEDTRAYFRGRCLAQYASEVVAASWDSVIFDVGRESLVRVPMMEPERGTRAHVGALFDRCASAKDLLETLTGG from the coding sequence ATGACGGTACGTCGAATCATGGGCACCGAGGTCGAGTACGGCATCTCGGTGCCCGGACAGGCCGGAGCCAACCCGATGGTCACCTCGTCACAGGTGGTCAATGCCTACGGGGCCCGTCCAGAGCTCAACCGGGGCGGGCGAGCACGGTGGGACTACGAAGAGGAGTCGCCCCTGCGCGACGCCCGGGGCTTCACCTACTCGGGGGCGGCCTACGACCCGGCCGAGGCCCTCGCGGACGAGGACCTCGGCCTCGCCAACGTGATACTCACCAACGGCGCACGGCTCTACGTCGACCACGCCCACCCCGAATACTCCACTCCGGAGGTCACCACCCCCCGGGACGTGGTGCGCTGGGACAAGGCCGGCGAGCGGGTGATGGCCGAGGCGTCCCGCCGCGCCGCCACCATCCCGGGCAGCCAGCCCATCCACCTCTACAAGAACAACACCGACAACAAGGGCGCCAGCTACGGGGCCCACGAAAACTACCTGATGCGCCGGCAGACCCCGTTCGCCGACATCGTGGCGTACCTGACGCCGTTCTTCGTGACCCGCCAGATCGTCTGCGGCGCGGGTCGGGTCGGCATCGGGCAGGACGGCGGGCAGAGCGGCTTCCAGATCTCCCAGCGCGCCGACTTCTTCGAGGTCGAGGTGGGCCTGGAGACCACCCTCAAGCGGCCGATCATCAACACCCGCGACGAGCCGCACGCCGACGCCGACAAGTACCGCCGGCTGCACGTCATCATCGGCGACGCCAACCTGTCCGAGATCTCCACCTACCTCAAGGTCGGCACCACCGCGCTGATCCTCACCATGATCGAGGAGAAGGCGCTCGGCGGGGACCTCGGCATCGCCGACCCGGTCAGCGAGCTGCGCGCGGTCAGTCACGACCCCAGCCTGGCGCACCTCATGCGACTGCGCGACGGTCGCCGGCTCACCGCGCTCGACCTGCAATGGGCGTACCTGGAGCGGGTCCGGTCCTTTGTCGACGACCGGTACGGCGCCGACGCCGACGAGCAGACCGTCGACGTGCTCGACCGCTGGGAGAGCGTCCTGGACCGGCTGGGGCGTGACCCGATGCTCTGCGTCGACGAGCTCGACTGGGTGGCCAAGTTGCGGCTGCTCGAGGGTTACCGGGAGCGGGAGAAGCTCGGCTGGGGCTCGCACAAGCTCCAACTGGTCGACCTCCAGTATTCCGACGTCCGGCCGGAGAAGGGCCTCTACCACCGGCTGGTCTCCCGGGGCGCGATGAAGACGCTGCTCACCGACGACGAGACGCGTACCGCGATGACCGAGCCGCCGGAGGACACCCGGGCCTACTTCCGTGGTCGCTGCCTCGCCCAGTACGCGTCGGAGGTCGTCGCCGCGAGCTGGGATTCGGTGATCTTCGACGTGGGTCGGGAGTCGCTGGTGCGGGTGCCGATGATGGAACCGGAGCGGGGCACCCGGGCGCACGTCGGGGCGCTGTTCGACCGCTGTGCGAGCGCCAAGGACCTGCTGGAGACGTTGACCGGGGGCTGA